CCGGCCTCTCACCTGCACCTCTCTCTCACCCGCGACGGGGCAAGGAGCAGCggaggcaagaagggagggcacggcggcggagcgTCGACAGGCGTGGTGGAGAACGGAGCAgccacctctccctcagatccggcgacggcggcaaccGGTGGGCTGaggcgcggtggcggcagcaaccggtggtggtggctgagCAGCATAAGTACGccaccttcctccctccctgTCTCACTGGTGTGGGGCTCAGGTGCGGTGCGGGCGGGGCTCCGACGCTCTGGCGGATAGTGGCAGGGTGCGGTCGGGGCTCAGGTTggcggatttctttttttattttttaatacccctttagtaccagttatttgatCTGGTACTGAAGGCCCCCGTTTAGTACTGAAGTAgaaataccggttgcacaaccgatactaaaggtcagTTAGAAACCGATACTGAAGATGCTTTCCCAAGCAGTGAATGCTCTATAAGAAATTTTTTTAGGAATGGAATATTGCATGCTTATCTTTTTCCGTACTGTTGTCAATTTTTTGAACCCAACATTTCTGGGGCAATTTCTTAATTGGAACTGAGAAATTTTTGCCATTGATGTCTCACTGATGTACCCAGCATATACAACGACTAGCAAATAAGGGAACGAATGAGTAAGTTTCAGGGGCATCTGAGGTATTTATCATATGTTTATTATAGGATTTTACTTCGGGCTTGGACCATATGGAGAAACCGTAATGCTTGCGTGTTTGAAGGAGCATCACCTAGTATAAACGCCATCCTACAAGCCTTTAAAGATGAATATCAGTTATGGTGTTTTGCTGGGCCTAAGGCCTGTAAGCCCTGGACCTAGGGAGGGTCAAGGAGGTCGGCTAAGTTAGCTTGGTCGATTCGGTTGTATTTCACTTTTGTAAGGTGCTTGCATTGTGACCCTAAACACCCCTCATTCCTGTGGTGGCTAGGACATTTTTTTTCATCTATCTAAATACAAGATATGCGGCTCTTCTttgtttttgagaaaaaaatttcTGGTACCTTCTGACACAAGTCCTATGACTGTAATGCCCCCGTGGCCgtcagcagctcgccggcgatcATGAGTCACACACAGATCAAGTTGGGAAGTGGTTTTGGGAGGGAGGAACCCTAAACCCTGGTATTCAGTTTCATTCAGCTAACAGATGATGATAGCTTCCACTATTCCCTGACCGACAACAGTAATACTCCTTCAGCGctacacccacacacacactgaCAGCCGGTCCCACCTAGACACCACACATGCTACACATTACAGAAGACGTATTCCTCCGCGTGCGCCTTCTCTTCATGCCATCTCCTGACTGGGCATTACATCTCCCCGGCTGTAGAAGTTGCTTGTCCCCAAGCAACGGCGTCAGGAAACCGGTGTTTGACAACATAGTAATCCTCCCAAGTAGCACAGGTAGCAGGCAGGGCAGTCCACTTGATGAGGACCTGAGGAATAGCTCAAGTTGCCTTCTTGACCAGATGACGATCCAGGACAGTCTCCAGTGAGAGATCTTGGGCTGACAAATCAATCAACTTTGGCAATTCCTTGAAGACAGGAGTGTAGTTGGGCGTGAAAGGCTTGAGTTGAGAAATATGGAAAACTGGATGTATCTCACTTCCTTTTGGTAATGCCAATTTATAAGCTGTTGAACCCAGTTTTTCTTCCACCACAAAGGGATCAAAATACTTGAAAGCAAGCTTGGGATAAGGTCGGTTTACCAATGACTGTTGGACATATGGCTGCAGCTTGAGTAGGACTTGTTCACCAACCTGAAAGCATCTGTCAGAACGATGGCGATCTGCCTGAAGTTTAATACGGTTCTGGGCTGCAGCAAGGTGTTGCTTCAGAGATGCCAATTGCTGTTCCCTTTCCTGCATAAAGTCCACAGCGGGGTTGTGTTCTTGAGTAGACAATGGTATGAAAGTGCCCAAATCAGCCTCATAACCATAGACAGCTTTAAGGGGGAACAGCCCAAAGAAGTGTGGTAATTAGAATTGTACCACAATTCAGCCAAAGAGAACCAAGTTTTCTATTGCTTGGGTGAATCTTGAACAGCACACCTGAGGTACATTTCAAGGCATTGATTCACTCGTTCAGTTTGGCCATACGTTTGAGGGTGGTAAGCTGAGCTTCCGAGCAACTTTGTATCCACCAATTTAAACAATGCTGTCCAAAAAGCACTAGTGAAGATCTTATCCCTGTCAGATACGATTGTCCTTGGCATACCATGTAATTTAACTACATTGTCAAGCACTGCCTTAGCCACAACCTCTGCAGTGAATGGATGTTTGAGAGGGATAAAATGGCTGTACTTGGTGAATCTGTCAACCACCACCAATATAACATTGCATCCTTCTGATAGTGGCAAGCCTTCAACAAAGTCCATGAAAATATCCTGCCAAGCACCTTGAGGAATAGGGAGGGGTTGGAGTAAACCTCCTAGATGAGTATGCTTATGCTTTGTTTGCTGACAGACTATACACTGCTTCACAAAGTTGGCAACATCAGTTTCCAATCCTTTCCAACAAAAGAGTTGCTTGACTCTGTAGTAGGTGGCTTTGGTTCTAGAGTGGCCTCCAATAACACTAGAATGTAAAGCATCAATTTGTCTTGTTTGTAATGCTACATTTGCAGCAATCCAAAttttgttgttgaacttgaTGAGGCCCTGATGTAGGAAGAATCCCTAGTCATCTGGAGATTTAATTGCTAGTCTTGTTAATATTTCTTGAGCTTGAGGGTCTGTGACATAAGAATTGAGCACCTCTTGAACCTAGGTTGAGCTTCAGAAACAACGTGTACTACTAACAAATGATAGCATTTGGATAAAGCATCAGCTGCTAGattctctttcccttttctATAAATGACTTTGAATTGGAGCCCAATAAGTTTGGTCATTGCTTTCCTTTGCATTTCAGAATGAAGGTTTTATTCACTGAGATAAGATAAACTTTTATGATTTGTTCTAATTACTCTTGCCTCTGAAGATATGGTCTCCGTTTCTCAACAGCCATAATTAAAGCTAGGAATTCCTTTTCATATATAGATAAATTTTTATGTGTGGGTCCTAGTGCCTTGCTCATAAAAGCCACAGGTTGATCTCCTTGCATCAAAAACAGCCCCCACCCCTAATTAGAAGCATCAGTTTCAACAATAAATGGCTGAGTGAAATTTGGAATAGCCAACACTGGGGCTATGACCATGGCTTGCTTTAACTGGTTAAAAGCTGCTTGAGCTATAGCAGACCACTCAAATTGCTTCTTCTTCAGAAGTGTTGTCAATGGTTTAGCCATCAATCCATAATGTTGGATAAACTTTTTGTAGTAGCCAGTGAGATCCCAAAATCCCCTCAATTCAGTTACAATAGTAGGAATCGGCCAATTAAGCATAGCTTCTATTTTTGCTAGATCAGTAGCCACCCCCTGCTCAGAAATAATGTTCCCCAGATAATCAAATTTGTGTTGAGCAAAAGAACACTTGCTATGTTTCAGGAAAAATTGATTTTGTCTGAACTTCTCCGGAACAAGCCTGAGATGCTAGATATGTAAGTCCAATGTGGGGCTGTAAATTAATATGTCATCAAGAAACACTAGCACAAATTTCCTAAGAAAAGGACCCAAAATCTCATTCATAGTGCACTGAAAAGTGGCTGGAGCATTGGTAAGCCCAAATGGCATTACTCTAAACTGGTAATGCCCATGTTGTGTCTTAAAAGCTATTTTGTGttcatcagactctttcattcTCACTTGATGATACCCAGCTCTCATGTCTAACTTAGTGAAATATTTTGTGCTAGCAAGCTCATCCAAGATTTCATCAATTATTGGCATTGGAAACCTATTTTTGATGGTAATATCATTAAGTTTCCTATAGTCCACACAAAAACACCAAGTGCCATCTTTCTTTTGAACTAGTAAGATAGGGGAAGCATAAGGACTAGTACTGGGGGTTATCAGACCAGCAGCTAACAATTCTTGCACTTGTCTTTCAATTTCATTTTTGTGTAATGGTGAGTATCTATAAAGCTTAGAGTTAATAGGGATAGCACCTGGAATAATGGGAATAGGGTGGTCATAAACTCTGGAGGGAGGCAA
This genomic window from Setaria viridis chromosome 8, Setaria_viridis_v4.0, whole genome shotgun sequence contains:
- the LOC140220287 gene encoding uncharacterized protein, which produces MQEREQQLASLKQHLAAAQNRIKLQADRHRSDRCFQVGEQVLLKLQPYVQQSLVNRPYPKLAFKYFDPFVVEEKLGSTAYKLALPKGSEIHPVFHISQLKPFTPNYTPVFKELPKLIDLSAQDLSLETVLDRHLVKKAT